In one Solanum dulcamara chromosome 1, daSolDulc1.2, whole genome shotgun sequence genomic region, the following are encoded:
- the LOC129899350 gene encoding ras-related protein RABC2a-like: MMGTGKNENVGFSSSYDYSFKILLVGDSGVGKSSLLLTFISHHPPQDLSPTVGVDFKIRMLTVGGKRLKLTIWDTAGQERFGALTSSYYRGAHGIILVYDVTRRETFTNLSETWAKDIKSYSTNPECIKMLVGNKVDRDSERAVTREEGLAFAKEHNCLFLECSAKTRENVQLCFKDLTLRMLDVPSLLEKGSAVVKKQILKQKEVHKSQRSGNCCS; this comes from the exons atgatGGGTACGGGGAAGAATGAGAACGTTGGATTTAGTAGTAGCTATGATTATTCATTCAAGATTCTGCTTGTTGGAGATTCTGGGGTTGGAAAAAGTAGTCTTCTTCTCACTTTTATTTCACACCATCCTCCTCAAGATCTTTCTCCAACTGTtg GTGTGGACTTCAAAATCAGGATGCTAACAGTTGGCGGCAAGAGGTTGAAATTAACCATTTGGGATACAG CTGGACAAGAGAGGTTTGGTGCATTAACAAGCTCATACTATCGAGGGGCTCACGGGATAATACTAG TGTATGATGTAACAAGGCGAGAGACCTTTACAAACTTATCAGAAACTTGGGCGAAGGATATTAAGTCTTACTCCACGAATCCCGAGTGTATCAAGATGCTAGTTGGGAACAAAGTTGATAGG GATAGTGAAAGAGCTGTAACTAGAGAAGAAGGCCTGGCATTTGCAAAGGAGCACAATTGTTTATTTCTTGAATGTAGTGCTAAGACAAGAGAAAATGTGCAGCTGTGTTTTAAAGATCTCACACTGAGG ATGCTGGATGTACCAAGTCTACTGGAGAAAGGTTCTGCAGTAGTGAAAAAACAAATTTTGAAACAGAAAGAAGTGCACAAGTCTCAACGTAGCGGAAACTGTTGCTCCTAG